A region from the Salidesulfovibrio onnuriiensis genome encodes:
- a CDS encoding alpha/beta fold hydrolase yields the protein MRTVPAPDMLRTVPVRRVEVDGARIAYRELGAGQPLLLVMGYAGTMDVWDPVLVDRLSRRYRVILFDNRGMGQSGPWSGSLSMELMARDALAVLDALDARGAHVLGWSMGGMIAQEMALREPDKVGKLVLYGPTPSYAATVRSAVDRMMTCSPEDFAGLLFPGAWVESHPGVFARLPVPERAADPDVVAAQKRAMEQWPGTKDRLSFLCKDVLLVVGDEDWVTPPSLGLRMAANLPGAWMVRFRQGGHWLMYQEPERLADTVRFFLETKEQ from the coding sequence GTGCGTACCGTTCCTGCTCCCGACATGCTGCGCACCGTTCCGGTGCGGCGGGTGGAGGTCGACGGCGCGAGGATCGCCTATAGGGAACTCGGGGCCGGGCAACCGCTGCTGCTGGTCATGGGCTATGCCGGGACCATGGACGTCTGGGATCCGGTGCTGGTGGACCGCTTGTCCCGGCGCTATCGCGTGATTTTGTTCGACAATCGCGGCATGGGCCAGTCCGGCCCGTGGTCCGGATCGCTGAGCATGGAGCTCATGGCCCGGGACGCCCTGGCGGTTCTGGATGCGCTGGATGCCCGGGGGGCGCATGTGCTGGGGTGGTCCATGGGCGGCATGATCGCCCAGGAGATGGCGCTGCGCGAGCCGGACAAGGTGGGCAAGCTCGTCCTCTACGGCCCGACTCCTTCCTATGCCGCAACGGTTCGGTCCGCCGTGGACCGGATGATGACCTGCAGTCCCGAGGATTTCGCGGGTCTGTTGTTCCCCGGGGCCTGGGTCGAAAGCCATCCCGGCGTCTTTGCCCGGCTTCCGGTCCCGGAACGGGCTGCGGATCCTGACGTGGTCGCCGCACAGAAGCGGGCCATGGAGCAGTGGCCGGGCACCAAGGACAGGCTTTCCTTCTTGTGCAAGGACGTCCTGCTTGTGGTGGGCGACGAGGACTGGGTGACGCCTCCGTCATTGGGGCTGCGCATGGCCGCGAACCTGCCCGGCGCATGGATGGTCCGGTTCCGGCAGGGCGGGCACTGGCTCATGTATCAGGAACCGG